Proteins from a single region of Chryseobacterium sp. T16E-39:
- a CDS encoding histidine kinase, with translation MSSAKQFLELIQKSKKGKFKIYIGMSAGVGKTFRMLQEAHALLRNGIDVKIGYVETHGREETVALVDGIPEIARRSVFYKGKNLEEMDLQAIINEHPEVVLVDELAHTNVEGSKNKKRWQDVLEILDNGINVISAMNIQHIESLNEEVKKITGIEVSERVPDKILALADEVVNIDLTADELLTRLKEGKIYKKEKIQTALNNFFQSGHILQLRELSLKEVATHVERKVETEIKTENFKPIKFLACISSNEKIAKNIIRKTARLASYYNSPWTVLYVQKPSENPEKIALNKQRYLINNFNLAQEMGAKVIRIKENSVHKGILDYVIQHNITTVCIGKPHSHFWQRLSGYSWIYTLMNRLNERQIDIIILS, from the coding sequence ATGTCATCAGCAAAACAATTTTTAGAACTGATTCAAAAATCAAAAAAAGGAAAATTCAAGATCTATATTGGAATGAGTGCTGGTGTGGGGAAAACTTTCCGTATGCTTCAGGAAGCTCATGCCCTGCTACGAAATGGGATTGATGTAAAAATAGGCTATGTCGAAACACACGGCCGGGAAGAAACAGTTGCATTGGTTGATGGCATTCCTGAAATAGCAAGAAGATCTGTATTTTACAAGGGCAAAAATCTCGAAGAAATGGATCTTCAGGCTATCATCAATGAGCACCCGGAAGTTGTTCTTGTAGATGAACTGGCACACACCAATGTAGAAGGTTCTAAGAATAAAAAAAGATGGCAGGATGTATTAGAGATTCTTGATAATGGAATCAACGTCATCAGTGCGATGAACATCCAGCATATTGAGAGTCTGAACGAAGAGGTAAAAAAGATCACCGGTATAGAGGTTTCAGAACGAGTTCCTGACAAAATTCTTGCCCTTGCTGATGAAGTGGTGAATATTGATTTAACCGCTGATGAACTTTTAACCAGACTAAAAGAAGGAAAGATCTATAAGAAAGAGAAAATTCAGACGGCACTGAACAACTTTTTCCAAAGCGGACACATTCTGCAACTCCGGGAACTTTCTTTAAAGGAGGTAGCTACCCATGTTGAAAGGAAAGTAGAAACTGAAATTAAAACTGAAAACTTTAAACCCATCAAATTTCTAGCCTGCATCAGCAGTAATGAGAAAATCGCCAAAAATATTATCAGGAAAACAGCGCGTCTGGCCAGTTATTATAACAGTCCATGGACGGTTTTATATGTACAGAAACCCTCTGAAAATCCGGAAAAAATAGCCTTAAATAAGCAACGATATTTAATTAATAATTTTAATTTAGCACAAGAAATGGGTGCCAAAGTAATCCGGATAAAGGAAAACAGTGTTCATAAAGGAATTCTGGACTATGTCATTCAACACAATATCACAACAGTATGTATCGGAAAACCGCACTCTCATTTCTGGCAAAGACTTTCCGGTTATAGCTGGATCTATACATTAATGAACCGATTGAACGAACGACAGATAGACATTATCATTTTATCTTAA
- a CDS encoding porin — translation MKKYIVAGILMGIYFPKAQSSDSVKVSPKVKFSAYAELFYTYDFNEPANHLRQNFLYSYNRHNELNLNLGMVKASYESDKFRANMALMAGTYAQDNMAAEQNALRYVNEANIGIKISETKNLWIDAGIMPSHIGWESAIGKDNINLTRSFAAENSPYFETGAKISYTSDNGKWFLSGMVLNGWQRIAKPEGNQSISFGHQVTFKPNDKITLNSSSFIGNDKAKEDKRMRYFHDLYGSFQLTEAFSTVIGFDIGAEQKSKGSDQYSLWYSPNLLMKYQLDNRWALAGRLEYYSDKNGVIIATKTPNGFQTFGYSFNIDYAVSKNIVFRTEARAFNSKDAIFVKGDDFKQGNFFVTTSLAAWF, via the coding sequence ATGAAAAAATATATTGTCGCTGGAATATTAATGGGAATTTATTTTCCAAAAGCTCAATCTTCAGATTCCGTGAAAGTAAGTCCAAAAGTGAAATTTTCTGCCTATGCAGAGTTATTTTATACTTATGATTTTAATGAACCAGCCAATCATCTTCGTCAGAATTTCCTGTATTCATACAACAGGCATAATGAACTTAATCTTAATCTGGGCATGGTAAAAGCTTCGTATGAGAGTGATAAATTCCGTGCTAATATGGCCTTAATGGCAGGGACGTACGCCCAGGATAATATGGCAGCAGAGCAGAACGCTCTACGTTATGTAAATGAGGCTAATATTGGAATTAAAATCTCCGAAACCAAAAACCTATGGATCGATGCGGGGATAATGCCCTCTCATATTGGTTGGGAAAGTGCGATAGGAAAGGATAATATCAATTTAACAAGGAGTTTTGCTGCTGAAAATTCTCCTTATTTTGAAACAGGAGCTAAAATCTCTTATACTTCAGATAACGGGAAATGGTTTCTAAGCGGAATGGTATTGAATGGATGGCAGCGTATTGCAAAGCCAGAAGGGAATCAAAGTATTTCTTTCGGACATCAGGTCACTTTTAAACCTAATGATAAAATCACCTTGAACAGCAGCTCTTTCATAGGAAATGATAAAGCAAAAGAAGACAAGAGAATGCGGTATTTCCATGACTTATATGGAAGCTTCCAATTGACCGAAGCGTTTTCCACAGTGATAGGTTTTGATATCGGTGCTGAGCAGAAATCAAAAGGTAGTGACCAATATAGTCTGTGGTACAGCCCCAACCTGTTGATGAAATATCAACTTGATAATCGATGGGCTCTTGCGGGAAGACTTGAATACTATAGTGATAAGAACGGAGTAATTATTGCGACCAAAACACCTAATGGGTTTCAGACTTTTGGATACTCCTTTAATATAGATTATGCAGTTTCGAAAAATATTGTTTTTCGTACAGAAGCAAGAGCATTTAATTCAAAAGATGCGATCTTTGTAAAAGGTGATGATTTTAAACAAGGAAACTTCTTTGTTACAACGAGCCTAGCGGCGTGGTTTTAA
- the kdpC gene encoding potassium-transporting ATPase subunit KdpC, with protein sequence MKNYIISSLKLTFVMGLLVGVYLIIVYAGSKILPTQGNAETITYKGQKFYANIGQEFKSLKYFHSRPSAVNYNASGSAGSNKGPSNKEYLETVQKRIDTLRMQNPEMNNEKVPVELVTASGSGLDPNISEAGAAFQIKRIAKERNLSEATIENLIKTHTEKPLLGLFGPSKVNVLQLNIALDQLK encoded by the coding sequence ATGAAAAATTATATAATATCATCATTGAAACTGACTTTCGTAATGGGACTTCTTGTTGGAGTTTATTTAATCATTGTTTATGCAGGTTCAAAGATCTTACCTACCCAGGGAAATGCAGAAACCATTACTTATAAAGGTCAGAAGTTTTACGCCAACATTGGACAGGAATTTAAATCCCTGAAATACTTCCACAGCCGCCCATCAGCGGTGAACTACAATGCATCAGGAAGTGCAGGAAGCAATAAGGGGCCCAGCAATAAAGAATATCTGGAAACCGTACAAAAAAGAATAGACACTTTAAGAATGCAGAATCCTGAAATGAACAACGAAAAAGTGCCTGTTGAACTGGTTACAGCAAGTGGAAGCGGTTTAGACCCTAATATTTCTGAAGCAGGTGCTGCTTTTCAGATCAAAAGAATAGCAAAGGAAAGAAACCTTTCGGAAGCCACTATTGAAAATCTTATTAAAACACACACAGAAAAGCCCCTGCTTGGACTTTTCGGACCTTCTAAAGTGAATGTCTTACAACTTAATATCGCTTTAGATCAATTAAAATAA
- the kdpB gene encoding potassium-transporting ATPase subunit KdpB, with product MKNQSQTLFQKDLVNEAIKQSFVKLNPKIMFKNPVMFLVEIGTIIMFVVSLFSLTGDKTQGSFSYNFLVFIILFFTVLFANFAEAIAEARGKAQADTLRKTREETPAKLIIENKPGFQVDTTLKMSAEMKLGDIFLCETGDQIPMDGEIIEGLATIDESAITGESAPVIREAGGDKSSVTGGTKVLSDRIKVKVTTKPGESFLDKMIALVEGASRQKTPNEIALTILLAGFTLTFIIVTLTLKPFADYAQTPITIAAFISLFVCLIPTTIGGLLSAIGIAGMDRALRANVITKSGKAVETAGDIDVLLLDKTGTITIGNRKATQFHPAHNIKLEEFIKASALSSVADETPEGKSIIELSELQPKDLIVSSPTYIDFTAETRTSGIDFENTRIRKGAYDTIKKLTEKAGNLFPQETQDATTKISENGGTPLVVSVNEEVWGVIELQDIIKTGIQERFQRLRKMGVKTVMVTGDNPLTAKFIAEKAGVDDFIAEAKPEDKMNYIKKEQQSGKLVAMMGDGTNDAPALAQADVGVAMNSGTQAAKEAGNMVDLDNDPTKLIEIVEIGKQLLMTRGTLTTFSIANDVAKYFAIIPALFITFIPALQKLNIMNLHSPESAILSAIIFNAIIIPILIPLALKGVAYKPIGASALLRRNLLIYGVGGIIAPFIGIKVIDLLISLFF from the coding sequence ATGAAAAATCAATCACAAACATTGTTTCAAAAAGATTTGGTAAACGAAGCGATCAAACAGTCTTTCGTAAAGCTAAATCCGAAAATCATGTTTAAAAATCCTGTTATGTTCCTGGTTGAGATCGGAACCATCATCATGTTTGTTGTGAGCTTATTTAGCTTAACAGGAGATAAAACACAGGGAAGTTTCTCTTATAATTTTTTAGTATTTATCATTCTATTTTTCACTGTTCTTTTTGCCAATTTTGCAGAAGCTATCGCAGAAGCAAGAGGTAAAGCACAGGCGGATACATTACGTAAAACACGTGAAGAAACTCCGGCAAAATTAATTATCGAAAATAAACCCGGATTTCAGGTAGACACTACGTTAAAAATGTCTGCTGAAATGAAATTAGGGGATATCTTTTTATGTGAAACCGGTGATCAGATCCCAATGGACGGAGAGATCATTGAAGGTTTGGCTACCATAGATGAATCTGCAATTACCGGAGAAAGCGCACCAGTCATTAGAGAAGCAGGAGGCGATAAAAGTTCAGTGACCGGTGGTACAAAAGTACTTTCTGACCGCATAAAAGTGAAAGTGACTACAAAACCCGGTGAATCTTTCCTTGATAAAATGATTGCCCTTGTGGAAGGTGCTTCAAGACAAAAAACACCTAATGAGATCGCATTAACGATACTTTTAGCAGGATTTACTTTAACCTTTATAATAGTTACCCTTACTTTAAAACCCTTTGCAGATTATGCGCAGACGCCGATTACCATTGCGGCATTTATATCACTTTTCGTTTGTTTGATACCCACAACGATCGGAGGTCTGCTTTCTGCAATTGGAATTGCGGGGATGGACAGAGCTTTAAGAGCCAATGTCATTACAAAAAGTGGAAAAGCCGTTGAAACAGCAGGCGATATTGATGTCTTACTATTGGATAAAACGGGAACGATAACGATAGGAAACCGTAAAGCAACCCAATTTCACCCTGCCCATAACATTAAACTGGAAGAATTTATAAAAGCTTCAGCATTAAGCTCAGTGGCAGATGAAACCCCGGAAGGAAAGTCAATTATTGAATTAAGCGAACTACAACCAAAAGACCTGATTGTGTCGAGTCCCACTTATATCGACTTTACTGCTGAGACGAGAACTTCAGGGATCGATTTTGAGAATACAAGAATCCGAAAAGGAGCTTATGATACCATTAAGAAATTAACTGAAAAAGCAGGAAATCTCTTTCCTCAGGAAACTCAGGATGCTACGACTAAAATTTCTGAAAACGGAGGAACTCCTTTAGTCGTTTCTGTAAATGAAGAAGTCTGGGGAGTGATTGAACTTCAGGATATCATTAAAACCGGAATTCAGGAACGTTTCCAACGCTTGAGAAAAATGGGTGTAAAAACCGTGATGGTAACAGGAGATAATCCATTGACAGCAAAATTTATCGCAGAAAAAGCTGGGGTTGATGATTTCATTGCAGAAGCTAAGCCGGAGGATAAAATGAATTACATCAAGAAAGAGCAGCAGTCAGGAAAACTGGTAGCAATGATGGGAGATGGAACGAATGACGCACCCGCTTTGGCTCAGGCAGATGTCGGTGTAGCAATGAACAGTGGAACACAGGCTGCAAAAGAAGCCGGAAACATGGTAGATCTTGACAACGACCCTACCAAGCTGATTGAAATTGTAGAGATTGGAAAACAGTTATTGATGACCCGTGGAACACTTACCACTTTCAGTATTGCGAATGATGTCGCTAAATATTTCGCCATTATACCGGCCTTATTTATCACGTTCATTCCGGCTCTTCAGAAATTGAATATTATGAATCTTCATAGCCCTGAATCAGCCATATTATCGGCTATTATCTTCAATGCTATTATTATTCCGATTTTAATTCCATTGGCTTTAAAAGGGGTTGCGTACAAACCCATCGGTGCCAGTGCGCTGTTAAGAAGAAACCTTTTGATTTACGGTGTTGGAGGTATCATAGCTCCATTTATCGGAATAAAAGTTATTGATCTACTCATCAGCTTATTCTTTTAA
- the kdpA gene encoding potassium-transporting ATPase subunit KdpA: protein MNTEILGIIAMFVITLVIGLFLGKYIANVYGHKKTFLDFIFQPIENLIYKVSGINPNRQMTWKQNMFAMLTINLVWFIIGFFILLNQSWLPLNPDGNPDMSPDLAFNTAISFLVNCNLQHYSGETGVSYLSQLYLMFLQFVTAATGMAAMAVLFKAFKEKTTTELGNFFDFFTKSMIRILIPIGIIVALILSANGTPMTFEGKDHITTLEGQKADISRGPVAAFVSIKHLGTNGGGFFGANSAHPLENPNYMTNMTEMVTQMIIPFALVFALGFYLKKRKLSWTIFTVMTIGFLALTVPNVINETNGNPLITQMGADSHLGAMEGKEIRFGSAASGYWSIATTVISTGSVNAMHDSTMPLSGMNELLAMMINCFYGGCGVGILNYFIFIILAVFMSGLMVGRTPEFMGKKIEAKEMKIAMIVALFHPFLILVGTALTAYLPEFGAKTLNNPGFHGFSEMLYEFTSSSANNGSGFEGLGDNTPWWNISTGIVLLLSRFIPIIGPIAIAGYLAQKKYIPESAGTLKTDTATFGFMTLAVILLIAALSFFPALTLGPIAEQLQYFSK, encoded by the coding sequence ATGAACACAGAAATTTTAGGCATCATAGCGATGTTTGTCATCACATTAGTAATAGGATTATTTTTAGGTAAATATATTGCTAATGTTTATGGCCATAAAAAAACCTTTTTAGATTTTATTTTCCAGCCTATTGAAAATCTAATTTATAAAGTATCCGGAATTAATCCCAACCGTCAGATGACCTGGAAGCAAAACATGTTTGCGATGCTGACGATCAATCTTGTTTGGTTTATCATTGGATTTTTTATTCTGTTAAATCAATCCTGGCTTCCATTAAATCCTGATGGAAATCCAGATATGTCACCTGATCTTGCTTTCAATACCGCAATTTCTTTTCTGGTGAATTGTAATCTACAGCATTATTCCGGCGAAACGGGAGTAAGCTATCTGAGTCAATTATATTTAATGTTTCTTCAATTTGTAACTGCTGCAACCGGAATGGCTGCTATGGCGGTACTTTTTAAAGCATTTAAAGAAAAAACAACAACAGAGTTAGGAAATTTCTTTGATTTCTTCACAAAATCCATGATCAGAATATTGATCCCAATAGGTATTATTGTGGCACTTATTCTTTCTGCTAACGGAACTCCAATGACGTTTGAAGGGAAAGATCATATTACTACTTTAGAAGGTCAAAAAGCTGATATTTCGAGAGGTCCTGTTGCTGCTTTTGTTTCTATTAAACATTTGGGAACCAATGGAGGTGGTTTTTTCGGAGCCAACTCAGCACACCCGCTTGAGAACCCTAATTATATGACCAATATGACTGAAATGGTTACTCAGATGATCATTCCGTTTGCTTTGGTATTTGCATTAGGGTTTTATTTAAAGAAAAGAAAACTTTCATGGACGATTTTCACGGTAATGACTATTGGTTTTCTGGCTCTTACTGTTCCAAATGTAATCAACGAAACTAATGGAAACCCCTTGATTACCCAAATGGGAGCTGACAGTCACCTGGGAGCAATGGAAGGTAAAGAAATCCGTTTTGGAAGTGCTGCTTCAGGATATTGGAGTATCGCTACGACGGTCATTTCTACAGGATCTGTAAATGCAATGCACGACAGTACAATGCCACTTTCAGGAATGAACGAGCTTTTGGCTATGATGATCAACTGTTTCTATGGAGGTTGTGGTGTAGGAATCCTGAATTATTTCATATTCATCATTCTCGCCGTATTTATGAGTGGTCTGATGGTTGGAAGGACACCGGAATTTATGGGTAAAAAAATCGAAGCCAAGGAAATGAAGATCGCAATGATCGTAGCTTTATTCCACCCATTCTTAATCCTTGTGGGAACAGCTTTAACCGCCTACCTGCCGGAATTCGGAGCTAAAACATTAAACAACCCCGGATTTCATGGATTCAGTGAGATGCTGTATGAGTTCACTTCCTCTTCTGCTAATAACGGTTCCGGATTTGAAGGACTCGGTGATAATACTCCATGGTGGAATATTTCAACAGGAATTGTTCTTTTACTTTCAAGATTTATCCCGATCATTGGTCCTATAGCCATTGCAGGTTATCTGGCTCAGAAAAAATATATCCCTGAAAGTGCAGGTACTTTGAAAACGGATACGGCAACCTTTGGATTCATGACTTTAGCCGTGATCCTGCTTATCGCAGCCTTATCATTCTTTCCGGCACTTACATTGGGTCCTATTGCGGAACAACTTCAATATTTTTCTAAATAA
- a CDS encoding sigma-54-dependent transcriptional regulator, producing the protein MSGNILIIDDELKLLKLLGMILSQEDFNVKEASTARSAMTMLEQYEFDVVLSDVRLPDGFGVELVRSIKTKYPHLEIILMTAFGNITDAVQAMKNGAYDYIVKGDDNDKIIPLVYKALDKVQDNKSKIVQKGDVQKGFNQIMGSSPSILQAKKLAEKVALTDATVLLTGETGTGKEVFANAIHEGSDRKKNNFVAINCSAFSKEILESELFGHKQGAFTGAIKDKKGLVEEANGGTLFLDEIGEMPIELQAKLLRVLETHEFMKMGETKVSKSDFRLIAATNRNLEDEIRQGNFREDLYFRLNVFEITLPPLRERKEDLKVLAKSFIDIFSHKLHLNSVQVSPDYYKTLEKNDWKGNIRELRNTIERSLILMNDHILDTESLPHYSEKVNSDKDSLSIRSLEKEHIQKVLHYTKGNKAEAARLLEIGIATLYRKLEEYGLR; encoded by the coding sequence ATGTCCGGAAATATTCTGATCATCGATGATGAGCTTAAACTTCTCAAACTTTTGGGAATGATCCTTTCTCAGGAAGATTTTAATGTCAAAGAAGCTTCTACTGCCCGTTCGGCGATGACGATGCTTGAGCAATACGAATTTGATGTCGTTTTAAGCGATGTCCGCTTACCCGATGGCTTTGGCGTTGAACTGGTAAGATCCATCAAAACAAAATATCCACATCTGGAAATTATTCTGATGACTGCTTTCGGAAATATTACGGACGCAGTTCAGGCGATGAAAAATGGTGCTTACGATTATATCGTAAAAGGCGATGACAATGACAAAATCATTCCTTTAGTATACAAAGCTTTGGACAAAGTACAAGATAATAAATCTAAGATTGTTCAGAAAGGTGATGTACAAAAGGGATTCAATCAGATCATGGGAAGCTCTCCATCCATTCTTCAGGCTAAAAAACTAGCTGAAAAAGTGGCCCTAACGGATGCCACTGTTCTGTTAACCGGAGAGACAGGAACCGGGAAAGAGGTCTTTGCGAATGCCATTCATGAAGGAAGTGACCGAAAGAAAAATAACTTTGTCGCAATAAACTGTTCTGCATTTAGCAAAGAAATCCTCGAAAGTGAACTTTTTGGGCACAAACAGGGAGCCTTTACCGGAGCGATCAAAGACAAAAAAGGATTGGTAGAAGAAGCCAATGGTGGGACTTTATTTTTAGATGAGATCGGAGAAATGCCTATTGAGCTCCAGGCTAAACTGCTCCGCGTTCTTGAGACCCATGAATTTATGAAAATGGGTGAAACAAAAGTTTCAAAATCAGACTTCAGATTGATCGCTGCAACAAACAGGAATCTTGAAGATGAGATCAGGCAGGGAAATTTCAGAGAAGACCTTTATTTCAGATTGAATGTTTTTGAGATCACTCTCCCTCCTTTAAGAGAAAGGAAAGAGGACTTAAAAGTGTTGGCTAAAAGCTTTATTGATATTTTTTCACACAAATTACACTTAAACTCAGTACAGGTTTCTCCTGACTATTATAAAACACTGGAAAAAAATGACTGGAAAGGGAACATCCGGGAATTAAGAAATACGATAGAAAGAAGTCTCATTTTAATGAATGACCATATTCTGGATACAGAAAGCCTTCCCCATTATTCAGAAAAAGTAAACAGTGACAAAGATTCTTTGAGCATCAGATCACTTGAAAAAGAACATATTCAAAAAGTTTTGCATTACACCAAGGGCAATAAAGCGGAAGCAGCAAGACTGCTGGAAATTGGTATTGCCACGTTATACCGCAAGCTGGAAGAATACGGATTACGATAA